From Candidatus Krumholzibacteriia bacterium, a single genomic window includes:
- the fabF gene encoding beta-ketoacyl-ACP synthase II — protein MGRVRVAVTGVGAISCVGLDAASMMEALYAGKSGVQRIQRFDPAGLSTTIAAEVVDFDPTQYMDRKDAKRADRYSQFAVAAAREAVQQARLLDSDVDPNRIGVVLGSGIGGIETFETQHRNMLEKGSGRVSPFFIPMMISDMAAGLVSMQYGFKGPNFTAVSACASAANAIGTAYRLLQADDADVVVTGGSEAAITPMSMAGFCAMKAMSEQNDDPPAASRPFDARRDGFVMGEGGGILVLERLDRAQARGIPILGEVVGFGMTADAYHMTAPAPEGEGAARAMQAALDMAGVAPEVVEYINAHGTSTPYNDKNETQAIKTVFGAHAYKLKVGSTKSMLGHLLGASGGVESVISVLVLGSGKVPPTINQETPDPECDLDCIPNTAAPLDVHYALSNSFGFGGHNVSILFKRFEA, from the coding sequence ATGGGTCGGGTGCGCGTCGCCGTCACCGGGGTCGGCGCCATTTCGTGCGTCGGCCTCGACGCGGCGAGCATGATGGAGGCGCTCTACGCCGGAAAGTCCGGGGTGCAGCGCATCCAGCGTTTCGATCCCGCCGGGCTCAGCACCACCATCGCTGCCGAGGTCGTCGACTTCGATCCGACCCAGTACATGGATCGGAAGGACGCCAAGCGCGCGGACCGCTACTCGCAGTTCGCCGTCGCGGCGGCGCGCGAAGCGGTGCAGCAGGCGCGCCTGCTGGACAGCGACGTGGACCCCAATCGCATCGGCGTCGTCCTCGGCTCGGGAATCGGTGGCATCGAAACCTTCGAAACTCAGCATCGCAACATGCTGGAGAAGGGATCCGGGCGCGTCAGCCCCTTCTTCATCCCCATGATGATCTCCGACATGGCGGCAGGACTGGTTTCCATGCAGTACGGTTTCAAGGGGCCCAACTTCACCGCGGTCTCCGCCTGCGCTTCCGCCGCCAATGCCATCGGCACCGCCTATCGTCTGCTGCAAGCCGATGACGCCGACGTCGTGGTCACCGGCGGCAGCGAAGCAGCCATCACCCCCATGTCGATGGCCGGGTTCTGTGCCATGAAGGCGATGTCCGAACAGAACGACGACCCTCCCGCCGCCAGTCGCCCCTTCGACGCCCGCCGCGACGGCTTCGTCATGGGAGAAGGCGGCGGCATCCTGGTGCTGGAGCGCCTGGACCGGGCGCAGGCCCGGGGCATTCCGATCCTCGGCGAGGTGGTCGGCTTCGGCATGACCGCCGACGCCTATCACATGACGGCGCCGGCCCCGGAAGGGGAGGGCGCGGCACGGGCCATGCAAGCCGCCCTGGACATGGCCGGCGTCGCGCCGGAGGTCGTGGAGTACATCAACGCCCACGGTACCTCCACGCCCTACAACGACAAGAACGAGACGCAAGCGATCAAGACCGTCTTCGGCGCCCACGCCTACAAGTTGAAGGTGGGCTCGACGAAATCGATGCTCGGGCACCTCCTCGGCGCTTCGGGCGGCGTCGAATCGGTAATTTCCGTGCTGGTGCTCGGCTCCGGGAAGGTGCCGCCGACGATCAACCAGGAGACACCCGACCCCGAGTGCGATCTGGATTGCATCCCGAACACCGCTGCCCCCCTCGACGTGCACTACGCGTTGAGCAACTCCTTCGGCTTCGGCGGGCACAACGTCTCGATCCTGTTCAAGCGTTTCGAGGCTTGA
- the acpP gene encoding acyl carrier protein codes for MASEIAGKVKKIIEEQLGVSADQVTDDASFIDDLGADSLDTVELVMALEEAFDIEIPDEDAEKMTTVAAAIEYLEQKVGS; via the coding sequence ATGGCCAGCGAGATCGCAGGCAAGGTGAAGAAGATCATCGAAGAGCAGCTCGGCGTGAGCGCCGACCAGGTGACGGACGACGCCTCGTTCATCGACGATCTAGGCGCCGATTCCCTCGACACGGTGGAACTCGTGATGGCTTTGGAAGAGGCCTTCGACATCGAGATCCCCGACGAAGATGCCGAGAAGATGACCACCGTCGCCGCGGCCATCGAGTACCTGGAGCAGAAGGTCGGTTCCTGA
- the fabG gene encoding 3-oxoacyl-[acyl-carrier-protein] reductase translates to MGLRDRVVVVTGASRGIGLAIAQACAEQGARLALVARSSDAVRDVAATLGPEARAYACHVEAPDEVDSTVARIVADLGVVHGLVNNAGITRDGLLARMSQEAWDEVLRVNLTGTFNFTRAVVKGMMRQKLGRIVNVTSVVGQMGNAGQTNYCASKAGIIGFTKAAARELASRNITVNAVAPGFITTAMTDSLDERARAQLLPQIPLQRLGTPAEVAGVVVFLLGDAAAYVTGQVLNCDGGMWMHS, encoded by the coding sequence ATGGGCTTGCGGGATCGGGTGGTCGTTGTCACCGGAGCGAGCCGAGGGATCGGTCTCGCCATCGCCCAAGCCTGTGCCGAGCAAGGCGCCCGTCTCGCCCTGGTGGCGCGGAGCAGCGACGCGGTGCGCGATGTGGCCGCCACCCTCGGTCCGGAGGCGCGGGCATACGCTTGCCATGTGGAAGCACCCGACGAAGTCGACTCCACGGTGGCGCGCATCGTCGCCGACCTGGGTGTGGTGCATGGTCTGGTGAACAACGCCGGCATCACCCGCGACGGCCTGCTGGCCCGCATGTCGCAAGAGGCCTGGGACGAGGTCCTGCGCGTCAACCTCACGGGCACCTTCAACTTTACCCGTGCGGTGGTCAAAGGTATGATGCGCCAGAAGTTAGGTCGGATCGTGAACGTCACCTCCGTGGTCGGGCAGATGGGGAACGCTGGGCAGACGAACTACTGCGCCAGCAAGGCCGGGATCATCGGCTTCACCAAGGCCGCGGCCCGCGAGCTGGCGAGCCGCAACATCACGGTGAATGCCGTGGCCCCGGGGTTCATCACCACCGCGATGACGGATTCCCTGGACGAACGGGCCCGCGCCCAGCTGCTGCCCCAGATCCCGCTGCAGCGCCTGGGCACGCCGGCGGAAGTCGCCGGGGTCGTGGTCTTCTTGCTGGGTGACGCCGCCGCCTACGTCACCGGCCAGGTCCTGAACTGCGATGGCGGCATGTGGATGCACTCTTGA
- the fabD gene encoding ACP S-malonyltransferase encodes MQVAMLFPGQGAQTVGMGADLAAAYPEAAAVFTAADAILGYPLSRLAFEGPLETLTETRHAQPALLVHSVAVLRVLEARGFGCSIVAGHSLGEYSALVAAGVLTFEDALPLVQKRGELMYECGVRSPGAMAAVVGLEAAAVEKVCSQVRELGVCDLANLNAPDQIVLSGAVGAVEAALPLLESAGARVVKRLNVSGAFHSALMAEPAAEFAAHLDRSVFHSARVPVLTNVGAAAEQDGERLREQLKRQIRSPVRWTEAMLALRALWQGPVLEVGAGSVLKGLLRRIDRDARCTAVGDRPSLEALVEKGLPPGRESRVG; translated from the coding sequence ATGCAGGTGGCGATGTTGTTCCCCGGCCAGGGGGCGCAAACCGTCGGCATGGGTGCCGACCTCGCCGCGGCCTATCCGGAGGCGGCCGCGGTGTTCACCGCCGCCGACGCGATCCTCGGCTATCCGCTCTCCCGCCTCGCCTTCGAAGGTCCGCTCGAAACCCTGACCGAAACGCGGCACGCCCAGCCGGCGCTGTTGGTGCATTCCGTCGCCGTGCTGCGGGTGCTGGAAGCCCGCGGCTTCGGCTGCAGCATCGTCGCCGGCCACAGTCTCGGGGAGTACTCGGCACTGGTGGCCGCCGGTGTCTTGACCTTCGAGGACGCCTTGCCGCTGGTGCAGAAGCGCGGCGAGCTCATGTACGAGTGCGGCGTCCGCTCTCCCGGCGCCATGGCGGCCGTCGTCGGCTTGGAAGCGGCGGCGGTGGAAAAGGTCTGTTCCCAGGTGCGCGAGCTCGGAGTCTGCGACCTGGCCAACCTGAACGCTCCGGATCAGATCGTCCTCTCCGGCGCCGTGGGCGCGGTGGAGGCGGCGCTGCCGCTCCTCGAGAGCGCCGGCGCCCGGGTGGTGAAGAGACTGAACGTGAGCGGTGCCTTCCATTCGGCGCTCATGGCGGAGCCGGCGGCGGAATTCGCCGCGCACCTGGACCGGAGCGTTTTCCATTCCGCCCGCGTGCCCGTGCTCACCAACGTCGGCGCGGCGGCGGAACAGGATGGCGAAAGACTGCGCGAGCAGCTGAAGCGGCAGATCCGTTCTCCCGTGCGCTGGACCGAAGCGATGCTCGCGCTCCGGGCACTCTGGCAGGGCCCGGTGCTCGAGGTGGGTGCGGGCAGCGTCCTCAAGGGTTTGCTCCGGCGCATCGATCGCGACGCCCGCTGCACCGCGGTAGGGGATCGCCCGAGCCTGGAGGCCCTGGTGGAGAAAGGCCTACCCCCGGGCCGCGAGAGCCGGGTAGGCTAG
- the plsX gene encoding phosphate acyltransferase PlsX, which produces MTRVRVAVDAMGGDHGPRVVVPGALRALPRLPAGTELVFLGDEARIRSALGAGTTAPVRVVHAPDAVSMDESPATAVRRKPDSSLARALDLVTRGEAEALLSAGSTGAVVAGALLALGRIGKLRPAIATLFPTDRSSCVLVDVGANADCKPLHLVQFAVMGAVYARIHLGLERPRVGLLNIGEEESKGNELAVAAHGMLRESGLHFVGNVEGRDVLAGRADVVVCDGFVGNVLLKFGESMLRFLTRQMREEVHRSFRAKLGAMLLRPAFRSLRSRIDYTEAGGAPLLGVQGTVVIAHGKSPERAIENAVVLAATLAANDLPGQIASLLQEVGAHLVQPGDAGRG; this is translated from the coding sequence GTGACGCGAGTGCGGGTCGCCGTCGACGCGATGGGAGGCGACCACGGCCCGCGCGTGGTGGTGCCCGGGGCGCTGCGCGCCCTGCCGCGCTTGCCGGCGGGGACGGAGCTCGTTTTCCTGGGCGACGAGGCCCGCATCCGCTCCGCCCTTGGAGCCGGGACCACGGCGCCGGTGCGCGTCGTGCACGCCCCTGACGCGGTGTCGATGGACGAATCGCCCGCCACCGCGGTGCGGCGCAAGCCCGATTCGTCCTTGGCCCGCGCCCTCGACCTCGTCACCCGCGGCGAGGCCGAGGCGCTCCTGAGCGCCGGCAGCACCGGAGCGGTGGTCGCAGGCGCCCTGCTCGCCCTCGGCCGCATCGGCAAGCTGCGCCCCGCGATCGCCACCCTCTTTCCCACCGATCGTTCCTCCTGTGTGCTCGTCGACGTGGGCGCCAACGCCGACTGCAAGCCCCTCCACCTCGTCCAGTTCGCGGTCATGGGTGCGGTCTACGCCCGCATCCACCTGGGGCTCGAACGCCCCCGTGTGGGCCTGCTCAACATCGGCGAGGAGGAGAGCAAGGGCAACGAGCTGGCGGTGGCGGCGCACGGCATGTTGCGGGAAAGCGGTCTCCACTTCGTCGGCAACGTCGAGGGCCGGGATGTCCTCGCCGGGCGTGCCGACGTGGTGGTCTGCGATGGTTTCGTCGGCAACGTGCTGCTCAAGTTCGGCGAGAGCATGCTGCGCTTCCTCACCCGGCAGATGCGGGAGGAAGTACACCGCTCCTTCCGGGCCAAGCTGGGAGCCATGCTGCTGCGCCCCGCCTTCCGCTCGCTGCGCAGTCGCATCGATTACACCGAAGCCGGCGGCGCGCCGCTTCTCGGCGTGCAAGGCACCGTGGTCATCGCCCACGGCAAGAGCCCGGAACGCGCCATCGAGAACGCCGTCGTTCTCGCCGCCACGCTGGCGGCGAACGATCTCCCCGGGCAGATCGCCTCGTTGTTGCAAGAGGTCGGTGCGCACCTGGTCCAGCCCGGCGATGCCGGGCGCGGCTGA
- the rpmF gene encoding 50S ribosomal protein L32: protein MAVPKRRRSRAARRKHHANWKIERPVLSTCADCGSPRLPHRVCPNCGSYAGRQIVSRTTE, encoded by the coding sequence ATGGCCGTCCCGAAGCGCCGCCGTTCCCGTGCGGCCCGGCGCAAGCACCACGCCAATTGGAAGATCGAGCGCCCGGTGCTTTCGACCTGCGCCGATTGCGGCAGCCCGCGTTTGCCGCACCGCGTCTGCCCGAACTGCGGCAGCTACGCCGGCCGCCAAATCGTCTCGCGCACCACCGAGTAG
- a CDS encoding DUF177 domain-containing protein: MQLQLGRTGAAPALQEGDVVLAVCDAAGEEEEQRLHVRCKVESTGARVRVDGEIAGSAHSHCHRCLAAFERPVEVRFALLVQRGGKRDAEDVLVIDENADAVDLTPVVREAVILEEPIRLLCREDCRGLCPQCGQDWNVASCACVPAAGPRLEALERLAQEWEP; this comes from the coding sequence ATGCAGCTGCAACTCGGCCGGACCGGTGCGGCGCCGGCGCTGCAGGAAGGCGATGTGGTCCTCGCGGTGTGCGACGCCGCCGGCGAGGAGGAAGAGCAGCGCCTGCACGTACGCTGCAAGGTGGAAAGTACGGGGGCGCGGGTCCGCGTGGACGGCGAGATCGCCGGCAGCGCGCACTCCCATTGTCATCGCTGCCTGGCCGCTTTCGAACGCCCCGTGGAAGTGCGCTTCGCGCTGCTGGTGCAGCGCGGCGGCAAGCGCGACGCGGAAGACGTCCTCGTCATCGACGAAAACGCGGATGCCGTCGATCTGACCCCGGTCGTCCGCGAGGCGGTGATCCTGGAGGAGCCCATCCGCTTGCTCTGCCGGGAGGATTGCCGCGGGCTCTGCCCGCAGTGCGGTCAGGATTGGAACGTGGCGTCCTGTGCCTGCGTGCCCGCTGCCGGCCCGCGGCTGGAGGCGCTCGAGCGGCTCGCCCAGGAGTGGGAGCCTTGA
- a CDS encoding nucleoside-diphosphate kinase has translation MTRTYLMIKPEAVRAALWPGILHLLLQNRFQVRRLEMRRLTPAVARQFYAEHDGKPFFPALVEYITSGDVVAVWLEGADAVPRLRALVGATDPAKATPGTLRYMFGTSLQENAVHASDSEASAARELGLIFPG, from the coding sequence GTGACCCGCACCTATCTGATGATCAAACCCGAGGCCGTTCGCGCCGCCCTGTGGCCGGGGATTCTGCACCTCTTGTTGCAGAACCGCTTCCAGGTCCGCCGGCTGGAGATGCGCCGTCTCACCCCGGCGGTGGCGCGGCAGTTCTATGCCGAGCACGACGGCAAGCCGTTCTTCCCTGCCTTGGTGGAGTACATCACCTCGGGTGACGTCGTCGCCGTCTGGCTGGAAGGAGCCGACGCGGTGCCGCGCCTGCGGGCTCTGGTGGGGGCGACCGATCCGGCCAAGGCGACCCCCGGAACGCTGCGCTACATGTTCGGCACCAGCTTGCAGGAGAACGCCGTGCACGCTTCGGACAGCGAGGCCTCGGCGGCCCGCGAGCTCGGCCTCATCTTCCCCGGTTGA
- the sucD gene encoding succinate--CoA ligase subunit alpha — protein sequence MSILADRSTTVLVQGITGRDGSFHAQQMRAYGTRVVAGVTPGKGGTQVHDIPVFDTVAAAVTATGATASTVYVPPLAAADAICEAVDAGVQLVVCITEGIPVQDMVRTLPYVREHGARLLGPNCPGLITPGAAKLGILPGSICTPGRVGVVSRSGTLTYEVVYELTRHGLGQSTCVGIGGDPLIGTRFVDTLELFEKDPGTAAVVLIGEIGGSDEEDAAAFIASRMSKPVVAFIAGRTAPPGRRMGHAGAIVSGGSGTAAAKVAAFEAIGVRVADTPSGVVALLRQVIGAEAS from the coding sequence ATGAGCATCCTCGCCGACCGCAGCACCACCGTTCTCGTGCAGGGCATCACCGGACGGGACGGTAGCTTCCACGCCCAGCAGATGCGGGCCTACGGCACCCGCGTGGTCGCCGGCGTCACCCCGGGCAAGGGGGGGACGCAGGTGCACGACATCCCGGTGTTCGACACCGTGGCCGCCGCGGTGACGGCGACGGGAGCCACGGCGAGCACGGTCTACGTACCGCCCCTCGCCGCCGCCGATGCCATCTGCGAAGCCGTCGATGCGGGCGTGCAGCTGGTGGTCTGCATCACCGAAGGCATCCCGGTGCAGGACATGGTGCGCACGCTGCCTTACGTGCGCGAACACGGGGCCCGGCTCCTCGGGCCCAACTGCCCGGGCCTGATCACACCGGGAGCCGCCAAGCTCGGCATCCTCCCGGGGAGTATCTGCACCCCCGGCCGCGTCGGTGTGGTCTCCCGCAGCGGCACGCTCACCTACGAAGTGGTCTACGAGCTCACCCGCCACGGGCTCGGCCAGTCCACCTGTGTCGGCATCGGCGGCGATCCGCTCATCGGCACGCGCTTCGTCGACACCCTGGAGCTGTTCGAAAAGGATCCGGGCACGGCAGCCGTGGTGCTCATCGGCGAGATCGGCGGCAGCGATGAAGAAGATGCCGCTGCCTTCATCGCCAGCCGCATGTCCAAGCCGGTGGTAGCCTTCATTGCCGGCCGTACGGCGCCACCGGGGCGGCGTATGGGTCATGCGGGCGCCATCGTCTCCGGTGGCAGCGGCACCGCGGCGGCGAAGGTGGCCGCCTTCGAAGCCATCGGCGTGCGCGTCGCCGACACACCGAGCGGCGTGGTGGCGTTGCTCCGCCAGGTCATCGGAGCGGAGGCGTCGTGA
- the sucC gene encoding ADP-forming succinate--CoA ligase subunit beta — translation MNIHEYQARDLLRRFELPVPPHAVAATAEAAVDAARGFGFPVVLKAQVLAGGRGKAGGVKLVRDPEAARAAAASILGMRIKGLAVRSVLVAPAVDIARELYVGITLDRGAGRPVLMLSAAGGVDIEEVAASTPEKIHKVHLDPLRGLPAHTARRLAFAVLDDGPSALGLARVCARLAAAYEALDATLVEINPCVVTKQGEILALDAKINLDDNALGRHADLEALRDLEAEDARETKARGKSLSYIHLDGDVACVVNGAGLAMATMDLIQHHGGRPANFLDIGGSSNPEKVITALEIIQSDPNVRVILFNIFGGITRCDDVAKGLLQAIATQPPRVPLVVRLIGTNEDKAREMLKDAAMETATGMDEVVQKAIAAARRSGAAA, via the coding sequence ATGAACATTCACGAGTATCAGGCGCGGGATCTGCTTCGCCGTTTCGAGCTGCCGGTGCCGCCGCATGCCGTCGCCGCCACCGCCGAAGCGGCGGTCGACGCCGCGCGTGGCTTCGGCTTCCCGGTGGTGCTGAAAGCGCAGGTGCTGGCCGGAGGGCGCGGCAAGGCAGGTGGCGTGAAGCTGGTCCGCGATCCCGAGGCGGCGCGGGCCGCTGCCGCGAGCATCCTGGGGATGCGCATCAAGGGCCTCGCGGTGCGTAGCGTCCTGGTGGCACCGGCGGTGGACATCGCTCGAGAACTCTATGTCGGCATCACCCTCGACCGTGGCGCAGGCCGGCCCGTGCTCATGCTCTCCGCTGCCGGAGGGGTGGACATCGAGGAAGTGGCGGCGAGCACCCCGGAGAAGATCCACAAGGTGCACTTGGACCCGCTCCGCGGCTTGCCCGCCCACACCGCCCGCCGCCTGGCCTTCGCCGTCCTCGACGACGGGCCGAGCGCCCTCGGCTTGGCGCGCGTCTGCGCGCGCCTGGCAGCGGCCTACGAAGCCCTCGACGCCACCCTGGTGGAGATCAATCCCTGCGTGGTGACGAAGCAGGGCGAGATCCTGGCGCTGGACGCGAAGATCAACCTGGACGACAACGCCTTGGGCCGCCATGCGGATCTGGAAGCCTTGCGCGACCTCGAGGCCGAGGATGCCAGGGAAACCAAGGCGCGCGGCAAGAGTCTTTCGTACATCCATCTCGACGGCGACGTGGCCTGCGTGGTCAACGGCGCGGGTCTGGCCATGGCGACGATGGACCTCATCCAGCATCACGGCGGCCGGCCGGCGAACTTCCTCGATATCGGCGGCAGCTCCAACCCGGAGAAAGTGATCACGGCCCTGGAGATCATCCAGAGCGATCCCAACGTGCGCGTCATTCTCTTCAACATCTTCGGCGGCATCACTCGTTGCGACGACGTGGCGAAGGGCCTGCTCCAGGCGATTGCTACCCAGCCGCCGCGGGTGCCGCTGGTGGTGCGTCTCATCGGCACCAACGAAGACAAGGCGCGCGAGATGCTCAAGGATGCAGCCATGGAAACCGCCACCGGCATGGACGAAGTGGTGCAGAAAGCGATCGCCGCGGCGCGACGCAGCGGAGCCGCGGCATGA
- a CDS encoding ChaN family lipoprotein, which yields MTTQSWQEAEPESVRSAVLRLQRGVQRLLQAELRAFTGGDTPALERYEREYLREFRRHQSLVSFGDLLQAILETDLFFVGDYHTLRQSQDLARRLLERAAAEPRPLVLAVEMVLQDHQEHLDAYMRGAIGDAAFLERIEYHRTWNFDWDNYRPLFDAARRHGVAVVGINQATRGACRNLRERDEAIAAALADTIVARPGARLMVLVGDLHLAASHLPRALDAHLEGLQLQRKRLVVFQNADTLYWTLAERGDGRGTPVVQLGPDRFCVMEVPPYVKLQSYLSWERALEKLHDEEESNSEWTLEQSAVQLFETLARQLARFFGLPILSPSCEVFTNLDETFFSTIEHTEGLEASRAREIRLLAFGNRSCFVPELDLVYLPFFSVNHAAEEAMRALQARVAGTPARRGDPYEDFYGRAFGAAVGFLGSKLVNPHRLATTEAEFRGFWRGAERQLHEPRLAFRKLVAHFVVQHQEHERRRLAGGRGRLKQIYEQDLEVLLEVTFALGYRLGDRLAAALLEGTLAPEALRALVFPPPGKLASARYFDALRALEPARR from the coding sequence ATGACGACGCAGAGCTGGCAAGAGGCGGAACCGGAGTCGGTACGCTCCGCGGTGCTGCGCCTGCAGCGCGGCGTGCAGCGCCTCCTGCAGGCGGAGCTGCGCGCCTTCACCGGCGGCGACACGCCAGCGCTGGAACGCTACGAGCGCGAGTACCTCCGCGAGTTCCGCCGGCACCAGTCTCTGGTCAGCTTCGGCGATCTCCTGCAGGCGATCCTGGAGACCGATCTCTTTTTCGTCGGCGACTACCACACGCTGCGGCAGTCGCAGGACCTGGCGCGGCGTCTGCTCGAGCGCGCGGCAGCCGAGCCCCGGCCCTTGGTTCTGGCGGTGGAGATGGTGCTCCAGGACCATCAGGAGCACCTGGACGCCTACATGCGAGGCGCCATCGGCGATGCCGCATTCCTCGAGCGCATCGAGTACCACCGCACCTGGAATTTCGACTGGGACAACTACCGGCCCCTCTTCGACGCAGCGCGCCGGCATGGCGTCGCCGTGGTGGGCATCAACCAAGCCACCCGCGGGGCCTGCCGGAATCTGCGCGAGCGGGACGAGGCCATTGCCGCCGCGCTGGCGGACACGATCGTGGCGCGCCCGGGCGCCCGACTCATGGTGTTGGTCGGCGACCTGCACCTGGCGGCGTCCCATCTGCCCCGGGCCCTGGATGCGCACCTGGAGGGCCTGCAGCTGCAGCGCAAGCGGCTCGTCGTCTTCCAGAATGCCGACACGCTGTACTGGACGCTGGCGGAGCGCGGCGATGGCCGCGGCACGCCGGTGGTGCAGCTGGGACCGGACCGCTTCTGCGTCATGGAAGTCCCGCCCTACGTGAAGCTGCAGTCCTATCTCAGCTGGGAGCGGGCGCTGGAGAAGCTGCACGACGAGGAAGAAAGCAACAGCGAGTGGACCCTGGAGCAGAGTGCGGTGCAGCTCTTCGAAACGCTGGCGCGCCAACTCGCCCGCTTCTTCGGTCTGCCCATCTTGTCGCCGAGCTGCGAGGTCTTCACCAACCTGGACGAGACCTTCTTCTCCACCATCGAACACACCGAGGGTTTGGAAGCGAGCCGCGCCCGGGAGATCCGCCTGCTCGCTTTCGGCAACCGTAGCTGCTTCGTCCCCGAACTGGACCTGGTGTACCTGCCGTTCTTCTCGGTGAACCACGCGGCGGAGGAAGCGATGCGAGCGCTGCAGGCACGGGTGGCCGGCACCCCCGCACGCCGCGGCGATCCGTACGAGGACTTCTACGGCCGCGCCTTCGGTGCCGCCGTCGGCTTCCTCGGCTCCAAGCTGGTGAACCCGCACCGCCTGGCCACCACCGAGGCCGAGTTCCGCGGCTTCTGGCGCGGCGCCGAGCGGCAGCTGCACGAGCCCCGCCTGGCCTTCCGGAAGCTGGTAGCCCACTTCGTCGTCCAGCACCAGGAGCACGAGCGCCGCCGTTTGGCCGGCGGCCGGGGCCGATTGAAGCAGATCTACGAACAGGACCTGGAAGTGCTCCTGGAAGTCACCTTCGCCCTGGGCTACCGGCTCGGCGACCGCCTGGCAGCGGCCCTCCTCGAGGGCACGCTGGCGCCCGAGGCGCTGCGCGCTCTGGTCTTCCCGCCGCCTGGGAAACTCGCCTCGGCGAGGTACTTCGACGCCCTCCGCGCGCTCGAACCTGCTCGCCGCTGA
- the tatA gene encoding twin-arginine translocase TatA/TatE family subunit, translating to MPCGRLGTSELLLIFLLVALLFGATRLPEIGRGLGLGIRRFRKALHEDEEGPSDGKKRKQLQDDE from the coding sequence ATGCCATGCGGTCGGTTGGGGACGAGCGAACTCCTGCTCATCTTCTTGCTCGTCGCGCTCCTCTTCGGCGCCACGCGCTTGCCCGAGATCGGACGCGGTCTGGGACTGGGAATCCGGCGTTTCAGGAAAGCCCTGCACGAAGACGAAGAAGGGCCCAGCGACGGCAAGAAGCGCAAGCAGCTCCAGGACGACGAGTGA
- the moaC gene encoding cyclic pyranopterin monophosphate synthase MoaC has translation MKRRHRATHLDGRGRLQMVDTSAKEPTLRRARARGAVQMSPQALQQVQSGALLKGDVVAAARLAGIAAAKRTASLIPLCHVLPLDHVGVELSVEPRQGSIRIEAEVTCRAATGAEMEAIVAVLVAAATVYDMCKAVDRGISIGGVELLEKSGGRSGTWRRQEARRSARRGRVSRRRS, from the coding sequence ATGAAGCGCCGCCACCGAGCGACTCATCTGGATGGGCGCGGGCGATTGCAGATGGTGGACACGAGCGCGAAGGAGCCGACGCTCCGCCGCGCCCGGGCCCGCGGTGCGGTGCAGATGTCGCCGCAAGCCCTGCAGCAGGTGCAGAGCGGTGCGCTTCTCAAGGGCGACGTGGTGGCAGCGGCGCGTCTGGCCGGGATCGCTGCCGCCAAGCGCACCGCCTCGCTCATCCCCCTCTGCCATGTCCTGCCTCTGGATCACGTGGGGGTGGAGCTGAGCGTAGAACCACGACAGGGTTCCATACGCATCGAAGCAGAGGTCACTTGCCGGGCCGCCACCGGCGCGGAGATGGAGGCGATCGTGGCGGTTCTCGTGGCTGCGGCGACGGTCTACGACATGTGCAAGGCCGTGGACCGCGGTATCAGCATCGGCGGGGTGGAGCTGCTGGAGAAGTCCGGCGGCCGGAGCGGAACGTGGCGGCGGCAGGAAGCCCGCCGCAGCGCGCGCCGAGGGCGAGTCTCACGGCGCCGATCTTGA
- a CDS encoding molybdenum cofactor guanylyltransferase yields the protein MDVAKPLLPPPASVGVYLLAGGASRRMGRCKALLELDGEPMVLRPARRLATHVASVLLVGKPSQELEELGLPLLYDDCEEHALVHGLRAALLAPGPEWRFVSACDMPEVGPEMLGRLWRAAMAAGAPGSYFQRPDRGEPEPLPSLWRADVAARMAPSWGFAARDWVRRAGLVACAATGAETAALANVNTPDEWSAYARAAGRRGRA from the coding sequence ATGGACGTTGCCAAGCCGCTGCTGCCGCCGCCGGCGAGCGTCGGTGTTTATCTCCTCGCCGGCGGTGCGAGCCGACGCATGGGACGGTGCAAGGCGCTCCTGGAGTTGGATGGCGAGCCCATGGTGCTGCGTCCAGCACGGAGGCTGGCGACACACGTGGCCTCCGTGCTCCTGGTGGGAAAGCCCTCCCAGGAACTGGAGGAGCTCGGTCTCCCCCTTCTCTACGACGACTGCGAAGAGCACGCCCTGGTGCACGGGCTCCGCGCCGCGCTGCTCGCCCCGGGGCCGGAGTGGCGCTTCGTTTCCGCCTGCGACATGCCCGAGGTAGGGCCGGAGATGCTCGGCAGGCTGTGGCGTGCGGCGATGGCTGCCGGCGCGCCGGGGAGTTACTTCCAGCGCCCCGACCGGGGGGAACCGGAGCCGCTGCCTTCGCTCTGGCGCGCCGACGTCGCGGCACGGATGGCACCGTCGTGGGGGTTCGCGGCGCGGGACTGGGTGCGCCGCGCCGGTTTGGTGGCTTGCGCCGCGACCGGGGCGGAAACGGCCGCTCTCGCCAACGTGAACACACCGGACGAGTGGTCGGCCTACGCGCGCGCGGCGGGAAGGCGAGGACGAGCATGA